In Cydia amplana chromosome 2, ilCydAmpl1.1, whole genome shotgun sequence, the following proteins share a genomic window:
- the LOC134659354 gene encoding solute carrier family 35 member F3, translating to MARDGDLPTIFNPKRVRAPSVIITSEEVETERGGEGDRDLPNGPPTPLSPRAPLTPQTSVSSAVSAPPLTTQPSLQQAFSESAASSQDEERQLREKKCPRTCCSKFAKKIYYGICVTLVLTASWVTSTHCIKHMYLETYPPIIYPTSTETTSQTFNYTAKPQSQNYNLYNAPFFTAWFSTNWLIMFYPIYMIVMLIHNKCKSANDIVYDAFRDFREKGFTFARFISRCGLFCLLWVVTIYMYTYSLKILLCTDVVALFATNVSCIYLLSWVILHEQFVGVRIVAAILCDTGIALLAYMDGITGSSTLGGVVLAACAAAGFAIFKVLFRKVMGEVNTGQRALFFSILGIVSASLLWPVCLALYLTGSEMLPSPSHQMPWLHLLGASFALLVFHLVFQFGNIVTYNIFVSLALITAVPVSAGLDVAFYQVEFEGMKLAGIVLIGVGFSLVMFPDNWPNYIMRLLRWSRRQRGNNGSGRSRDAMDFRTGYIRSHLRSPSGRVR from the exons ATGGCAAGGGATGGAGACTTGCCGACTATTTTTAATCCTAAGCGGGTTCGTGCTCCTTCTGTGATAATAACAAGTGAGGAAGTGGAGACTGAACGAGGGGGTGAAGGTGATCGTGATCTTCCGAACGGGCCCCCAACGCCACTGAGCCCGCGGGCGCCTCTAACGCCCCAAACGTCCGTGTCGTCGGCAGTGTCTGCACCACCACTGACGACGCAGCCGTCCCTTCAGCAAGCCTTCAGTGAGTCTGCGGCTAGCAGTCAAGATGAAGAGCGGCAGCTCCGCGAGAAGAAATGCCCAAGAACTTGCTGCTCAAAGTTTGCTAAAAAG ATTTACTATGGAATCTGTGTCACATTGGTCCTTACTGCCTCCTGGGTGACATCTACGCACTGCATCAAGCACATGTACCTGGAAACATACCCACCTATAATCTATCCCACTAGCACGGAGACAACTTCTCAGACCTTCAACTATACTGCTAAGCCCCAAAGCCAA aactaCAACCTATACAATGCCCCATTCTTCACTGCCTGGTTTAGTACCAACTGGCTCATAATGTTCTATCCCATCTACATGATAGTGATGCTCATTCACAATAAGTGCAAGTCTGCCAATGACATAGTGTATGATGCCTTCAGAGACTTCAGAGAGAAGGGGTTCACCTTTG CTCGCTTCATCAGCCGCTGTGGATTGTTCTGTCTGCTGTGGGTGGTGACCATCTACATGTACACTTACTCCCTGAAGATCCTGCTCTGCACAGATGTGGTGGCTCTGTTTGCCACCAACGTCTCGTGCATCTATCTGTTGTCCTGGGTCATATTACATGAACAGTTTGTTGGTGTTAGG ATCGTGGCGGCTATTCTGTGCGACACCGGAATAGCGTTGCTCGCGTACATGGACGGCATAACAGGCAGCTCTACACTTGGTGGGGTCGTACTAGCCGCCTGCGCCGCGGCAGGCTTTGCTATATTTAAG GTGCTGTTCCGTAAAGTAATGGGAGAGGTGAACACCGGCCAGCGCGCGCTGTTCTTCTCCATCCTGGGCATCGTGAGCGCCTCGCTCCTGTGGCCGGTGTGCCTCGCGCTCTACCTCACCGGCTCCGAGATGCTGCCGTCCCCCTCGCACCAAATGCCCTGGCTTCACCTCTTGGGGGCCAGTTTTGCGCTGTTGG TTTTCCACCTAGTGTTCCAGTTTGGCAATATTGTGACGTACAACATTTTCGTGTCACTCGCTCTCATCACTGCTGTCCCAGTCTCAGCCg GATTGGACGTGGCGTTCTACCAAGTGGAGTTCGAGGGCATGAAGCTGGCTGGCATCGTGCTGATCGGCGTGGGCTTCTCGCTCGTCATGTTCCCCGACAACTGGCCCAACTACATCATGCGCCTGCTCAG ATGGAGCCGCCGGCAGCGCGGCAACAACGGCTCCGGGCGCAGCCGCGACGCCATGGACTTCCGCACCGGCTACATACGCTCGCACCTGCGCTCGCCCTCCGGCCGCGTGCGGTGA